The DNA sequence CTGACCTCAAAGACTTGCTGACGTAATATTACATTTAGTCAGTTTTTATAGTTACAGGATGTGACATTTTAGTCTGGccaatataatacatatataacaACACCATATTTCCTTGactcaaaatataataaaaacttttttttgttttgcatatgACAGTTTATACTGTGACTCATtagaagaaaaagcaaaggtCTGTATTTCACTTGAATCGCTACAAAAGGGTGAGAAGAGAGATTTTCTTATTCATTGTATGTGGCAAAGGTCCCTCTGCTGGAATTGGACCTGTGATGCGGCAGTTACATGGTACATGTCTTGAGCTGTTCTCAGACATGACCGCCGAAAAAAAGCCAGCAAATTTGCATCCAGATATTATCCGCAGATTGCTGTTCCCATATGGcaaatgcagcaggagactACCCAAGTCAgatgtgttcacaacagcaggaatatCTCCGGAACGTTCTGAGTCCTCTGAGAGcgtgcaggagctgcaggacacgATGGTGACTCCACAAGcaaagtttttgtttacagtcatccaCACAGCCACATGCTtactgtagtgtctttttgtccctatatggaataagaggggaatatgggcttacttctcttcctttggaatgttatgcaaggggtctttcaaggacccttaccactcctttacttggccttgaaagttacacgtctcatatagcataacttgatttgaaccaggtgttccttatcaagccaacgatgggcctataaatgtaacccccaggaagagtcgggagggttgtccttttggccggacactctccaggttctgcagtgcttgtaatcgatgctgttttttttgtaataaacctttatatacaatcaagacggtgtcggcggacttctcttcaatacatcttcacatcatcgctacttagtatacaacattACTTTGAATTCTCCGGatatttccctgctgtattctcacaaggGACAATCTCCGGGAATTTCCCTAGAGGACTGTCTGGAACAGTACAATGTCcgaagcaacatttgcggacatttgctaTCTCACATACACAAAAGTCACAAAAGATACCAAAAGATTTCAGCTAATGATAAAAATAGTATTTTAGTGACAAATCTGACGGTTGACATCACACAGGACTTGACATTATGAATACAATAGGAAGCATTACTCAGGGTTCATTAAAATGTGATCTTTTGAACCAGTATGTAAGCAAAGATATAATTACATACAATATATGTGACATTTGGTGGCTCAAGTAATAAATGTcactttgattttaaaaaaaaaaaacattccatgaGTTATGATGGAGAAATTGTAATTCTAGTGTTCACAGTCGATTTGTCAGTGGGTGTCACTCCTCGTATGTGCTGCTCGTTGATTACATGGACTCCAGCTCAAAAGCAACTTGTGAGTGGGAATGTCAGGTTGCCATTTTCTTATGATTGGCTGATGAAAGGTATAATTTGGTACTGCCAAGACAGCAACTTCAAAAGCCTCCAATGCCATATTAGGCTGGAATGTGAAAGCTGTCCAGGCAAAAAATGATCCAATTTTCTACTGGCTTTAATTACAAAGAGGATCCCCTTTCATTGGTGGGGCAATTGCTGTCCATTTCTGAAGACCATTGTGGAAAATTATCAAGTCAAGCATATCCAGAACGCTTAAATCTGGACCTTCTTAGAGTGGCCATGGCATGATTATATCATATTTGAAACTCACATATCCACAGGCTCTGTAAAACAACCTTCAAAATGTTGGTAATGTAGAACCAAGAGACGTTTTTGTGCCAAGGGTAAACAATAAAAGACACAGTGATAACTCTGATGGCCATAGTCCAATCACTCGATGTCCAAAACTAGTTTCTTTAATAAccattttgtttgtgcttgcggtgaacaaaataaaagaaaaaaataatagaagTGGGTAAATGGTAATTTGCCCTGTAACTGTGCCTTTTTAGAAAGTTTCCCCTCTTGGCTGACACCACgccagcaaaataaaaacataaattgtgGTTAATCCCTGGAGCAGAGACATTGTGCCCGAAGCCTGTTGGTAATGGGCAATGCCCTTTCTAATCTAAATAAAGTTAAGCGTTTGTAACAGCAACTTCATTACAGAAAATCCAATTTGTGATTGCAACTCTCAACGTAACCTATGGGTAGCTCTTTGTTGGTCCAAGCAGCTAAGCTGCATGTCTTTTCCATGATTAGTTTTCCAGGAAACTTACATGTACATGACCTTGCATGCAATTCTTGTGATTCATATGCAAAAACTGGATTCTGGTCATTATGGTGGTAAAAAAGAATTAACATCTAAGTGTTCTCAGACATGCAAACTCATGTGCAGAGTTCAGAAGCTTGTGTGAGATACTGTGTGAATGCACCCGAGATTTATTTTCCCACAGTGTAGTGCACAGAGCACATATATGGAAAATAGTCACATATACATTATCACCCAGTCTATGTTAAGATAATGACACAAACTATTCAATCGCTACTTGCTTGACAATAATACACGTCAATTTTTATTGTTACCAATATGACACCACGAGGCAAACACAGAAACTCAGACCTGAGTCAAACATGTATTATTACCAGCTCCACATATCTTTTCTTCTTGGTGCAATAAAAAGATTCTTCTATTTGTCTCATTGTGTAATGCCAACCAAAACAAACTAGATGAATTGATTTAGCGCCTTGACAAGTgcttccctctctgcccccacCTGTCAGATCTTGTCAAACTAGATTTGACAAGGAGTAGCACACCAAGAAAATGGACCATTCTCATAGATTTGGGACATGTCCAGAGGCTTATTTGTAAGCCTGCAGGGTGTGGCAGGTAAGCTTCCACCACAAAGGCAACAGCTCCCTCCCACGTAATTGCTCTTCATCAGATCAAGATGCATAACATTCCTTCAAACTGCTTCAAGTGActactgacagagagacagagagagctaACTGCCATCGAAGGTGACTATCTCCAATCTGCATCAGAAGTGGCTGATGGGTTATCGTTGTCTCGTTAGCTGAAGTTTCAGAATCCACCCTGCTCATAAACAATACATACACAGAAACAGCAGACAGATGAACTCAACCAAGCAAAAATACAACAGGAAAACGTAAGCACAATGAGCCAGTGACATGGATGATAGAAAAAAGCCCTTTCGCCAAACTGTGTTATTCACCCCAATAAGTGATCCTTTTATCAAAGTCTGGGCCGTTCTAGCGAGTCAGAGGAAGGATGCATCCTCAGGCAAAACAGAGATAAGGGCCTTTGATAGAATTAAGCCAACGTCAAACAGCCAGTAGATGAGTCCAATGGAGATAAAGCAGCCTGGACTGACAGGTCTGATAATAGTccaaacaaagagaaagtggAGATTAAGGGGTTCCTTTTCAGACAGTTAAGTGGACTGCCCAGAGGATACTCCAAAACATGGCTCATCTGTCACAGGCGGGAGGAATGGATACCGTCACTGACGCTTCGTATGGGGATAGATAGAATCTAGGAATGTAGGCCTACAGTGTCAGAGAGAGCTCAACGCACAAGAACACAGATGCAGATAGACTAAACACAAgggaataaacaaaacaacttaaTCAATTTGACACCGCATGCGCTGCAAATGCTCacgacaaaacaaaataaacaaatgtgctGCAAGTGGCACAGACGACGAGTGGGAGTGTTTCCAGGTTACACAAAAACTAATGAGCCCCACCAGGACGCGCTTGTTGCTCAATGGTTTGTAACTTATATTCTAGATCATTTTTCCAGCCGCATGACGTGAAGCTGACATCAAAAACGTTAAAAGTCACAAAGCATTGAACAACAAGCGATGCCCAGTCAGGATGATCACTTTCCCACCAGCAACAGTCCTATTGTCGCCCATGCTACTTGCAGCAGGTTTCTGTATTTGGTTGTATGGACACCCAGGGCTTATGGCTGTGTTATGTGTGCCTCGCCACCGTCAGTGGTCCATCTACAAAAACCAGCTTAAGATCCTGTACCAGTCTGCCCGGCCCTTAACCCTTGCTCTTTTTCTCCTGGCCTGGTGATCGTACTAGTTCAACTGTCTGTACAGTTACTGCAATAGAGTGTGTGAAAACTTTGTAATGGACAATTAATGGATTAATGAGTTGTCAGTGGTAGTGGATATAATAGTTAATGTATAAGCATAACATCTAATAGATAAAAAGTTATAGACAGTTGAAATAGTTAGCTAAAAGTATTAACAGTTTTGACATAGTTAAaagtaatgaataaaatattggaATAGATAATTTAGCACTGAATACTAAGCTAAATATGAAGCTTTCTAAATAACTAGCTAAAAGTAATGAATGTCTGATTgaaaaaatttaacattttagatAAAATAATAGTGTTAAATAACATTATGTGTTGAGCATGTAAACATGTTATTGTGGTTTCAGAAACACAGTTAAGGTCTCGACCATGAATAAGTTATGTAGGCCTATAAATAGGTTTTCCATGTTCCATGTAGCTAAATGCCATATCCTGAATTAAAAACAGGAGTCAAACTACAAGTTACCATTGTTCATGTGTACAAACTAAAATAGGaggatagaaaataaaaaatctgctgTTGAAGTAGCCGAGCACAGCGGCCTCTATGCTTGAAGCAAGCTCAGCGATAGCGTGTTTTATCCCGTGGTAAGATAAAAGCTGGGAAACTTTAATGCTCAGTTAAACTGCTCACATCAACACATTAAGTATCAAAAGGGCAATCATGCCTTCGTTTGTGCCAGTAACATTGGTCCCTGAAAAGCCGCCCTCTTTCCACAGTCAAAGCGAAAAgagtgaatgaaaaaacaaatgatgaggAGTTAATGCTGAGGCGGCAGAAAAGGAGAGACAGTCAATGTACTCAGCTGTAACACAGTCTGGCACAACACTAACAAAGGAAATGAGCAAACCACACAGCAAATAACAGAGTTTAATTCAACACTCTGGGCCCCACCACTTTACATCTGGGTGCCAACCCATCACTTACAAATACATGGATTTATGAGAAATATTACACACCAATAACTACATTTGTCTAGACGGCAAATTATTTGGGGCCTTCTTACACTGGTATGATCAAGTTCAATTTtcataaatatgtttattgGTATATGTCAAACATTTACAGCTTTCACATTTGCACTTAAGAGTAAATGACATAAATCAGCAAATCAGCAAATCAGTAAATGACATAAATcggcaaataaacaaaaaaaagtcccacACTGTAAAACTACACATATGAATTTGGAATTTCCTCCCAGAAAACACAAATCGTACTCCCTTAGTAATGTAAATCAATTTCAAGAATTATAGAACTCAGTAGTTGAAATTTCAGTTAGTGTATATGGCAAGATACCTCAGCCTACATGTTAATGTGTTGCCTGTCAACTTAGAGGATGTCTAACGTGTAAGTGAGTGAGTTTTGAATGGTGAAAAGACATTGCGAGGCAACAAATGAGAAATCCCTTGAATTTCACTGTCCTACAAAGAAAACGGATGATCTCAAGTCTTTGAGAAAGACAATAAtttataaaacaacacaacatatAAGCCTTTTATTCTACTTGTTGGTTGCTTTTCAGGAAAtttcaaagaaagagatgtTAGTTATCAAATTATCAGGGTCACATGTAGATATAGCAGAATATGGAGTAAGTCTTCACCCAgatcaaatgtgttgtttttctataaaACTGACAAATCATGAGACTAACTTTCATCTGCCACATTTCATAGACAGGCACAAGTACCATACAGCTGcaactgatttttttctacaattGTGTTAGTCCTTTTGAAGTGGCTCTTCCATTTGCTTTTTCATCATCTTAATTTTTAGTGTGTAATATTCCTCTTGCAGCTTGAGGACGGCCTCTTGTCGTCTCAGCACAGACATTTCCAAATCCGTGCGCTCTTGCAAGGTTGTGCCGTGCACTGAGGTTGGAGAAGTGGAGCAGGGAATATCCGAGTGTTCTCCGGAGGCAGCACAGGgagtactgaactgtactgcgAGTGATTCAGGAAAATTGGTTAAAACAGTCATCTTTTGTTCTTCtggagaggtggatggatgTGGATATGTAAGGAGCTTGTGCTCTGTCGGTGGACATTTGATTGTCAAACTTTCATCAGCTCTGTGGTTGTTTCCATCTTTATCACAgctgaaatggggaaaaaaatccttgtcCATGAATTTGTTTGACAAGCTGTTGCAGTGCAATCTACACATATAAAGAGCTAGTTCATTCAAATCATaccaaaaaaactttatttcttttttggtttagtttatcCAGATTCAAGATAGAATAtggtaaaaaattaaaagtgacTTTAGTACACTGAGAGAAGCCAACATACAAAATATGTATAACCTGTTTTGTTGCGTTTCCGCCAAGTCTGACACAGAAGAGTCTTCTCGATCTTGTTGCAGCATGTCTGAGAGGTTCATCACAGAAATCACTATTTGGGTCACAGTGCTGAAATCTTCAAATGACAGGCCTTCATCTGTGAAAGAGCAAATGTCATGCatgaattgattaaaaaacaaatacaattaattCAACATACGAATAAACATGTGGTCTGCTCATATCCTCAAATTTTCTTTAAACTCTAAACATATATCTTTACACACATCCAGCCTCTTATTTTGCCAGTCTTAGATTGCAGATTTAATGATACTTATTATGAGACTTTTTATTGCTAACAAAAGTGCATATTTTCCTCACCTGTACCCGCATGCCTTCTCTGTCGTTTGATCTCCTCCCTCGACTTTGCCAGAAGATTTTCCCACTTTTTGTTGCAGTCAAAAACTGTTCGCTGAGTCTCTGGAAAGGCAGTATTGATGGCTTGGGCTATTTCCTCCCAGGCTTGTCTTTTATCCTGTATTGATACCCCAGTGCTGCACTTCCCTCTGattatttctttcctctcctgcaTCAACTGGGCAAGAAGGAGACACTCCTCGTCTGTCCAGTTAGGTCTTCGCTTCCTGCTGGACAGCCCCTCAAGAAGTTGTAGAGGCATTTTtctgaaagagagcgagagagagaaatacacacacattgactaTCTGATTGATTGAATAGATACACAATTGATCCATGTTACACCCTGGCAGCACATGCATACAGTGGAGAAATTGCAGCATGGTTAAATTCAACTCTACCGTTTAATATGATCATCTGTCTTAAAGGTTAAGCCTTCCACTTAAGTCGTTTTCAACTTAAGTCATTGTATTTAAGagattttttgaattttgaagaTTTTCGCTACCTGCAACTGAATCAAGTCGAAGAGTAATTTGGTACCTGCCCAGGCTCTTGAGGGACGCAGATACTAGGAGGCAGAAAAGGCGCAATGATACATAAATCCCGAATAAAACCTTAAGGTGAAACGTAAGGCTTTCTTCTCCGTCTCAGGGAAAACGCAGCGTCGCAGGACAGTGACGTCGTCTCCCGGTGACGTGTCAGTTTGTTTACAGCGCCGCAGCGGCACGGAACATGGCGGTGGACATAACTTTACTCTTCAAAGCCAGCGTGAAGACGGTGAAGACCAGGAACAAGGCGATAGGAATCGGCTTCGACTCCACCAAAGATGAGATTTTCAAGCGGAGCAGAACGAAGAGCGGCTTCTCTCAGAAGGCGAAGGAAGTGGTGAGTGTTTTGCCCGAGCTAGCTTTAGCTAACGGGGCTAGCAGCGACACTGAACTCTCATTCACTGGACACTCGGCTGTTTAGCTGAAGTCGCCGAGTTGTAAAATCCAGTATTGACACTAATGGGTTGTTTTCCAACAGTGTTTAATGCTCCCAGACATATTAAAGGAAAGTCTACGTTGCTGTAAAACAATTGTCAACATTTCTGCCAGTTGACAGATTCAGCTTCTCTCAATCCTCTACAGATCACATCGAGCAACCGTAGCAGGAATAATCCTCGTAACTGCTCTACATGTATGTTGAGTTAAAGTGAATTGACATTGTGATCATGTGtcgttgtgtttttcctcactcCTGATTTATGTGCCGTGCTGTTGGAGGCAGGTTCCCCTTGACATCCTGTTACATAGTGACATTATTCAACAGCAGCACTAAGATAACCACAGCTGTGCAAGATGCAAACTAATGCTCCAGTCTCATGTTTTCTGTGCCAGAATTTATTCAGTCGTAATTGTACTACAGCTTGGTCCAGTGCAAGGAGACTCTGAACTATCCTGAGGATCGTCCAGCGATATATCATTTCTGTCACCATATTCATGTTCAAGAAACAGTTCCACAGCTTTGCACAGGAGAGATATTAATCGTATGGTCTTGACTATGTTTACGCCGGAGCACTCATAACAACCAGGAATCGCGATCACATTACTCGAGCTGAAAAAAGGGAATGACAATCCCTGTACTCAAAGTAAATCAGCTTTCCACAGAGCTATTACCTGCACAACCATTAGGCTGAACCATTATGTCTGTCTTTGTACACCCTGCCTGTCTCTCTAAACTCAGCCTGCAGGGTGCTAACTGCACGGTTCCCATGATGGGAACCTGACGTACTTGAAAGTTTGTGAATTTGCGAGAAAACAACAATGCCTTGATAATAGACATAATTAGACATGGGTAGGTAATGTgcttgaatttattttttctttgcatatATAGAAATTGAAGtcttacatttcattttatttgacattagTAAAAGGCTATGTGCTGCTCTGCCATCACACAGCACCCTTCACCCTTTTTCAGCTGGCAGTCACATCCGTCCTGAGTGATGCGATCAGTGCCAGTCGGACGGCTCTAATTACAGGTGAAAACACTGTCAGGACACATCGAGGACTCATTGAAATCGGATCTCAAAAACCACATTGGGAGGTGGTTTAAGCCGCATGTGTCCAGATTCTAGCAGTGAGAACGGGTATGTGCCTTTTGGCCACAGTAAGGAATCGCCTGCTCAACTGACGCCCTCTGCGTGAGCTGAAGTACAAACTCATTCGCGCGTCTGAAAATTTCCAAAAGCCCATAACAATAGATCACGAGTGCGTCTAACAGCTTTGGTGATGTGTTTTGACTGGAACACGGCAAGGAATAGAGTCtgtatttttttgatttcttcttcttctactacttccaattcttcttcttctcttatttcCGGCAGACCAGGCACGGGAGGGGCACTGCTGCATTTGGTCTTTTGCAAATGGTAATGATGTACGTGTTGaactgtgtgttcacacattcaAGCCCCCTTCCTTTTAACTGTGGAATGTGACCTTCAGTAAAGCCTGTTAGTTGTTATTATCAAAATTCTTACTCTTCTAACATTGATTAACCTTTATTCGTGTGTCAAACTGCATGTTAGGTCCTTGAATTTGAGGGGCTTGGGAAGTCCTTGAAAAGTTCTCAAAGTCAATATTTAAGAAGGTGTGGGAACCTTGTAACTGTTATGGAATCTAGTTCTAAATCACAGTTAGAAAGATTTTAGATTGCTCTGATCTAAAATCGAACAGTTGGTCCCAGTAATTAATTTAATATCTACCCCTTTGGCATGTGATTATACATCTTTGGCACATGTTTGACTGATTGACGGACAAGTGGTTCAAGTGTCACAGATGTCTGTGTCAATTCAGGGGCCACATCCTTTGAAGGGGCTCAATTAAAAAACCTATTCACATAACGTGGATGTCTTATTTGAAAGTCCCCGTCAGTTGGAGGGATTTTCTAATCCTCCCCAGTGTGGGAAGTTCAGAGTAAATGACTGCTCTGCCTGAGATCGCACACTAACAGGTCTGGAAACTGGGTTTAAAATTGACCCAAAAAATGACCTAATGTGATCTAGACTTTAGGCTGGAGTAAGTCAGATTAGTAAGAAAAATCTAAAAGAGTATTTTCATCATTTCCATGATATCGAAAAGACGTGGCAAGTTTCTGAATAGTATCCTGAACTAATTAAAACAGTGGTTCAGTCTTAGCCAGACGTTTGTCAACTACATAACTACATTACAGCAAGGAAATTTTGATTTCATTGCCTCTTTTAAAATACTTAACTTAGCTTCCTAATCTTGATTTAATTATAGGAAATTTCCCATAAGCTTAAATATATTGGTGAAAACAAGTTCTTGTGACGGGACACTGACCTTAAAAACTtgggaggagaggcagcattGGCATTTAATTACTTCAGCAACCTTCACAAATCATCTCATATTTTATTCTTCCACTGAAGTACAGCGACATCATCAATGGTTGGCACCAGGAGATGGACCATTGGCAACAAAAACGCTTCCCTCCATGTCATGAGTGTTGCTTATACAGCCAGAAGTCCTTGGCCTAGCATGAATATCATGAACACAAACCTCTTCAAAGTCACCTCGAAGAACCACTTTACGTTTCCCAAGGGGAGTCGGGGTCTTAAGTTTTACCTGATGTCTCCAACCATCAGTCTGAGGCAAACTTGAGCTACAGTCTCAGCGGCTCTGCACAACCAGTTTTTTGTTATGTCTCGTTACATTGATATTAGAACTGGTGGTTTAATAAAAGCACTGTTGCTGAatcaaaagaaaccaaaacctATCCTGTGGTGCCTGCCCTTTGCTTTCCTCCCCCCCACCGCTGTCTCCCTCGCACTGCAGATATCATCTCAACCATCCTGGTGAAGCAGCTTTTGTAGAAATTGAAATTGCGAGTTTGGAATGTCCTGACTGCTTACAGTTATGTCGTGGTTTTCACCCACATCTCCCCTGGCTCAACTatccatttttctctctttacagCCTGACATaggcagcatttttttttttttatgcaggtCCCCTCTTTACATGTATGATTCCATAAACATGCTgcaataacattttcttttggctCTCCAGCAATTTCTTGGGGAAAGCCGATCTTCCCAAGAGCCAGTGATTAAAGGTGGAagatcaaaacaaagaaaatattaaattaggTCCCCAGTAACAATGTTGACGGCCGGCACCTAATGCACAACAGATGTGAGTGCCCTTCTAGACATGCATAACTTTCCAAGTTCCCACTGGAGCTTCACAAATttagaaagaaaacatcaaagttGACAAATACACAGTGGTCCTGTGAGGCTTTTTTCCACTCAGAAAGCAGCACCATGAGAAAGGAAATGTAGTTTCTTTCAAGGCAACGCAAAAAAGGAGCTTGATTTACTAATAAGAGGGCCAGTGTTTGCAGGGTGGGGTTTTGGTCTGGGGAATCTTTTACCTCATAGGGGTCGGTTTGGGGCACTGTGATCTCTCATTTCACCGCACCACCTCGTCTCTCTGCGTAGCATGCTGCCCTTCTCCAGTTTAAATGAAGGGGGTCACTCTAAAATTGTTAAATTGTGTGTAGAAAATAGTGCCGGGCTCCCAACTGTGCCTTTAGTGTTGCTCTTCCAAAATTGGCTCCTTTTCGCAGTGTTTTCTTATGAACCATGCAAAAGGGTCAGCCAGCACTTGAAAGTATTTTCTGCTGTTGGGGAGGGGCTTTATCCCTCTCAcaattttcacattgaaatagTCGGCTCATATATTCACAATCCAACAGTTTGAATTTCAAGACACTGCTTTACTTGATATTTTTACTTAGTAATGAATATGTTTCCAAGTCTataatgtttttaaacatttgtgatGTATCATACAGCGACGGAAATAATGTCAGATTACAAAcatgttattaataaatataacatttacCTTTAATTTTGCCATTTGTTAAATTGAAGATTGGCTGTGATGGTGATCAAGCTTTGAAATAGCTTGTTGGCTACTCTTTAtgattctgttttcattcagttgACAATGGGACATATTTGCAGATGTTTTGCATTTAACAGGTCATGTTGGTAAAATTATAATCAGCAATGACATTTATGATTTATCATTAATGTCAGCCATTTAGGGAAAGTTGGAAATCTGTCCagatcttaaaataaaaaaagaagaagcaaaaagtgCATTGACTGTACTTGAGTATTCAGGAAATAATTGTACACAGGTGaatagaaaacaataattcatgTATGAAATTATGAGCTTAATCTGGACTATTGTATACATTGTTGTCATGAGTCTGACTGAAGGCTTATTGTATTGCAAACTGTATGGAAGTGTGcgtttattttcaaaaacaggGCTGGGAAAAGTGGTATAATCTTTCAAATGTATAAAGTTTCTTCTTTATTGTCTTGAGTCAAAAACTATCCTGGCACACGGGCAAA is a window from the Scophthalmus maximus strain ysfricsl-2021 chromosome 6, ASM2237912v1, whole genome shotgun sequence genome containing:
- the LOC118308990 gene encoding myb-related transcription factor, partner of profilin, producing MPLQLLEGLSSRKRRPNWTDEECLLLAQLMQERKEIIRGKCSTGVSIQDKRQAWEEIAQAINTAFPETQRTVFDCNKKWENLLAKSREEIKRQRRHAGTDEGLSFEDFSTVTQIVISVMNLSDMLQQDREDSSVSDLAETQQNSCDKDGNNHRADESLTIKCPPTEHKLLTYPHPSTSPEEQKMTVLTNFPESLAVQFSTPCAASGEHSDIPCSTSPTSVHGTTLQERTDLEMSVLRRQEAVLKLQEEYYTLKIKMMKKQMEEPLQKD